A section of the Pseudomonas lini genome encodes:
- a CDS encoding hotdog family protein, with the protein MITWPLAELLPHAGDMILIEQILSFDDEQIHTRLTVKPDGLFNRPDGSLPAWVGIELMAQSVAAYAGCHARQKGNAVELGFLLGTRKFECNVEHFPAGTELTIHGIRSLEDDNGMGVFECHLTAPGIHATARLNVFRPPQAAQYLHEPQGVE; encoded by the coding sequence ATGATTACCTGGCCGCTCGCCGAACTGCTGCCGCATGCCGGTGACATGATCCTCATTGAGCAAATCCTGTCGTTCGATGACGAGCAGATTCACACCCGACTCACCGTCAAACCCGACGGCCTGTTCAATCGCCCCGACGGCAGCCTGCCGGCCTGGGTCGGCATCGAGCTGATGGCCCAGAGCGTCGCCGCGTACGCCGGCTGCCATGCGCGTCAGAAAGGCAATGCGGTGGAACTGGGTTTCCTGCTCGGCACCCGTAAATTCGAATGCAACGTGGAACATTTCCCCGCGGGCACCGAGTTGACCATCCATGGGATACGCTCGCTGGAAGACGACAACGGCATGGGTGTGTTCGAATGCCACCTCACCGCCCCCGGCATCCACGCCACTGCCCGGCTGAACGTGTTCCGCCCGCCTCAGGCCGCGCAATATCTTCATGAACCCCAAGGAGTCGAGTGA